The sequence below is a genomic window from Aureispira sp. CCB-E.
GCCATTGTAATCGGTAGTTTTGCCTTTGGCTTTATCAATCAAATTACTGGTTCTATGAGAAATAGTATGCTGTTTATGACCCTCTTTTTTATAATCGGTATCATTATTCTTCAAGTAACAGATTTAGAAAGTGATATGAAAAAAGTAGCAGAAGCAGACGAATTTGACAATCCTTGGGATGATGTTTTAGAAGACATATTAGATGATTAGATTTGTAATCCTCCTATAAAATTAGGTGCTTTTCTGCCACTTATATTTCAAAAAAAAGGCAGCTCAAAAGCTGCCTTCCACTGTTTTTAGGACTAAAACAGATTTCAGATTACAAGTAAAATATACAAAAGAGAGGGGGTATTTACTCTACTCTTAATCTGTAATTTTTCGGTGTTTCATTTTTAAATTTATCTATAGCAGCATCTAGGTAAGGATGTACTTCGCCCAATACATTAACATTCCCCTTTCGCTCAATTTTAACTTTTTTAATACTCAAAGGCAACTCTTGACCATCAAGAACGGACGTACTTGTTAACCAATGATGATTTAGTTTTGCGGCAGTATATACATATTGATTACTCATACCAATTGGTTCTTTGGCTAAGATAACTCCTTTTTTATTAAAAGTAGCCAAGTAATAGTTTTTATGATAACGACGCGCATCATCATACGAACTATAAATCACTAGATCAAATTTTTTCGTTCTCTTGACTAAATATTCTGCCTCATACGTATTGGGGCGCAACCCTCCTTTTCTTTTGTGGCTAATCTCTGGCAAAAATAAATCAAAATCTGGCAGTAACATTCGACTCTCAATAACTTTTCGAACTTCCATTCGATCCAAATTCACTGCCTTAAATTCTGCTTCGCTCACAGGCAAAGGCTGGTGAATCCGCACATCCAAAAGAATTTCTTGCAGCGATTCAACCGTTTCAAATTTTTCTAAAAATTGTTCGTATTGTGCTGCCCGATATTTAGCACTTACTTTCCTTGTTCCCGCTTCTGAATTTATTCCAAACGATGATAAGAACAATAGTGCTGCTCCAACTAAACCCATTTTTAATACTTGCATAACTGATGTTTTTGATTAGAATCATCAATAGTTCGTAGGAAAATCGCATCAGTTTGATTATCAATAGAGTACACTTTCGCTGCTTGATTTCTTAAAGAATTGATAATCAAACTGATGTAAAGATGCTTTTTTAGTTTTTCACAAAAAAGCTAAAAAACTAAGCTTGCGCTCTCACGACCGCAGGGAGCTAACTAAAAGCGAAGCGCTCACGAAGCAATCCACGAACTACTAAATAATAACACACGGTATTTTTTCGATTCTGTGTTAATAATTCAATTAAGTATGTAACAAGTATAGTTTCACCATGTATTTTCTTTTGTTGGGTTGAAATCAATCTACTATTCTAAAACCTCCAAACCTTGTTTTCTATTGTATTAAAACCTTTCTTTTTTTAATTTCTAATCGTTTCACCTAGTAGCGAAAAAGTATTGTTCATGAGTTTCACAAACTAATAAGTGCGCTCATACTACAAAAAACAGTCGCTTTAACATTCACATATCCCCCAAAAATGGATTATAATTTTTCTGCACCTTCAAACCATTCATAAAAAAAAGGCAGCTCAATTAAGAACTACCTTTTAGTAAATAATACTCCGTTGATTTTTTATTTTTTCTACGAACCCGTAGGCTCACGAAGTAAAAACGTAAAAAAGCATCTTTTATCATCTTGATTACCAGTCTTTTAGTAAAAAGGTTAATAAAAATACATCTTACTGATAATCAAACTAATACGATTTTCCAACGGAGTAATGAGTAAAAGAAATTGTTTAAAATTTATAAAGTATGTACCTAAGAAAATTTAAGGATTGCTTTTTGTTGAACAGGTTCTATTTCATCCATAGATTTTGTCTCTTCATGTACTAAAATTTCTCCTTTGGGGGTAATAAACATCTTTTTAACATCCTTCTCATCATAACGTTTAGATTCTCCTTCTAAAACTATGCGTTTTGTTGTCAATTCCATTCTTTCTGTAATGGTCAATTCTGTTTGTTCCTCTAGTCCCGAATATCCTAAATAACGTGTTGCTATCGGATTTCCTTTTCCATCAAAGGTCGCTAATAGATATGACTTAGCACCTCCATCAAAAGCACGAGATTCGCTATAAATCACAGCACTATACTTACCACTCGTTGCCAAAGCTAGTTCAGCCTTATAAGTACTAGGTCCCATTCGGCTCATCATACCTCGCCCAATTCCAGGAATAAAAGCATCGTAGTCTTTCGTTAAAACCTTATTTAGTTCTGTTTTACTTTCTAGTTTTTCTAATTGTTTTTTGCGTTTTTGAGGAGTCATTTCGTTCGTAACAATATAGGCTTCTAAAGTAATGGTATTGGGCAAGTTTATTTGCTCAAATTTACTGAGAAAATCTTTGTACAAACGCTCTCGACCATCCTCGTAGGTAGAATAATAAGCAAAAGAGCATAAGCTTGTTACTAAACTTAGAATGAAACTTATTTTTAGTAATTGCATAAGGATATGATTTTTTAGTAGTTCGTTAATTGTTTGAGTTCTTGTTCTTGCTTACACCTCTTATATATCAGTCAACTATAAACACGTATTAAAATGTCAAAGGCTATGCCAAACCCAAATACACCCCATACAAACCTGATTATGTATCACTTAGATGTTATTTATTCAACTATCGCATACTTATTGAGCCTCCAGCTTCTATAACTCGACCAGAAATCGTAATCTCATAAGCTTGGCTGGATTTAGCAATTGTTTTTTTGAGATGTGTCTGATTATAAAAATTCTTATTTCTCCATTGCTGCTTGGCACCTTTTTTCCACTTGATAGCATAATTCGTAACAACAAAACTATTGTCAGCATTTAGCACAAAAGCCTTGCATGTTTTTAAGGAACCACGTTTGGCAACTTCTAGTTCCGAAATTTTATCCCCTTGCTTATTATAGGTGACTAAATAATATTTTTTAGGCAAAATATACTCTGACCAACTCTCCTCCACACTGTATACAACTAAGAAGTAATTTTCTTGTGCCATACACATTTCAAATCGACACAAATTTCGCCCACTTCGGCTAAAAGCTCTATATCGAGCTTCTTTTACAAAAGCATCAAAATAGCCATACACAATAGGATGTTCTTTTTCATATAGCTGATAATCATCATACTTAGCATTGACCGCTTCAAACAAGTTGGTGGGTCCCAAATCATAAGTACCTACCGTATGGGCTTCGGGAGCAGAATACTTAAATGCTTCAAACATGGCCAATTTATTGCCTTTAAACAATTGATCATACGAATTCCAAAAACGTTCCCATTTTCTGTAAGCCTGAAAAGCCGTGTCTTGCAATAAGAATTCGTAGTTTTTCAATTCCTTCGTTTGTTTAAGTAGGCTGTACTTTCTTTTTCTTTTAAGTAAATAGTTATCTATTTCGTAAACATCTTTACCTTGTAATCCATAAACTCTTGCTATTTTCCAATAACAATCTCCCTTGTACGGATAGTCTATTTCTATTGCCTTCTCATAAGCAACAATAGCCTCTTGATAACGCCCTTGTTCTACCAATGTATCCCCATAAGTTTGGCAAAATCTAGCATTTTCCCAAGCGTACCTACCCGTACCAACCGCTCCTTGAACAATCCGTTGCCACTTTTCTTCCATCGTTTCTGGCGGAAGAAGAATTTCCCACTCAGGTTCTGGCTCAGGCTCAGGAGGAGGTGGTGGTGCAGGTTCTACCTCTTTGCTTAGAAGCACCAATTGTGGCGATAAGGGTTGAGACTCTTGAACAGCAATGTGTACATTGGGAGATCTGGATGCTACTGTAACACTTTTTTCACTTACCTCATCCAGTACAATTGGATATTGTTTAATTTCAGATTTTTTAGTGTCAGTATCCGAACAGCTTACCAATACACTGATTGACAATGCACAAACATATAGATTCATTTTCATGGGCATTATTTTATTAGAATAGTTTATGAAATAATAAAAGAAAGCTTCCTGCTTCTACTCTTTAATAAGTAGATGCAAGAAACTCCCTTTTTGGTGCATTTTTTAGTGTAAGTTATCGCATTTCTACAGAAGCCATACCTTCTGTTTCAACGATACGCCCTGTTGTAGTGATTTGATACGTTTTAGTCGCAACAGCTTTACTTTCCTTCAAATTTTTGTAATTCAAGTAATGCTCAGCATTCCCTAAGTGCTTTTTTGCGCCTTTTTTCCATTCCACTTCATAATCGGTGACGACCAAACTATGATTGGGATGTAGTACAAATCCCTTGCAAGTCTTTAACGATCCTCGTTTTGCTATATCTAATTCTGAAATTTTATTTCCTTTTAAATCATAAGTTACCAAGCGATATTTCTTAGGCAAGATATATTCTGACCATTGTTCCTCCACACTGTAAACAACGGCAAAGTACGCCGCTTCTTCTAACATCATTTCATAACGATAATTATCTCCTCCTTCCCTACTAAACATATCATCCGAAACCCCTTCTACAAAATTTTCAAAAAAGCCACTGATAGCAGGACGATTTTCATAGTAGCCCATTTTTGATCGATACTCATAATTTGTATTTTCATATAACTCTTTAGGGCTCATTATATAATCTTGAACCAACCTTTTCTTTGGTGCAAAGGTTACAAATGCCTTAAACATTGCTTTTTGATTAGTACCAAATAAATCATTGTACAAATACATAAAGTCATATTCTTCTCTCCAATTCTTAAAAGCCGAATCATATAACAAAGCACGATAATTTCTAAACCCTTCTTTTCTAGCACTTATCAAATAATCTTCCATGGAACCATAAGAATCATCATTCAAAGCATATGTTCTTGCTATTTTATAATACAATGTTTTTAAATCCTCATAACCAAGCTGCTCCGCTTCCTTATACATTTCGATTGCCTCATCGTACTTTTTCATATCAACCAAAGCCTCTCCATAAGTATAATAAGTAATCGCATTTCCTTCATCATCTCCTCCTTGCTCCTCTAACTGAACCACTTCCTTCGTCAATTCTTGAATACTTTTTTGTGGTTTTTCATTCACTTTCTTTTTTTCTATCGTCTTCGACTCATTTTCTTTATTTTTTCCTTCTATAGACTCATCCGCTAGCGCAACCATTTCTACTTCATGTTCTGCTAGAGACGCATCAATGGTAGGATGTTGTATGATGTCAGAAGTTGGTTTCTGACTATTGTCAGAACAACTTACCAATGTCCATAACATCAATGCCGCAATACTCAATGATATACTTTTCATAATTAGAATATTTTATGGTTATCTTTATCATTACTCTCTCAATAATCACATCAAACTGATTATCAAAAGGATATGATTTTATTATTTTTAACACTAAAAGCTGATAATCAAGCTGAAAAGGCAACAAAGTATTCCTTTATAGCACTTATTGAAATCTCTACTTTGTACTTTTTTAATTTAGCACTATGCTTTTTCAACCCACATAGCACATTAATAATCAAGCACTAACAAACAGCTCAAATAACGATCTTTTTTTAGGTTTCGAATTGTTTTATATCTCATTAAACCCTTGTAACAGGAAAAAAGATACAGTCAAGCATTATTATCTTAGCCCCTAGTGAGTATTCGGCAACAAAAATGAGTAAGAGGCAGTTCTTTCTAAGTTTTAGTCACATAAAAAGGAAAGAATACAAGGTCACAACTAGGTAGTATCCATAGATTTTTATACCTTTCAATAATAAATATGTTACCTCTAGTAATACTTTCTAATAAAATCCACGAAGTAATATTCTAGAATTACAGATCTTGAAATTCACTTCCCCTTATGACTTGGCAACAAATTCCCTTTCTTCGATTGCTAATTCCCTTTTTGTCAGGAATAATATCCTACCATTGGTTAGGTACAGCAGTGCCATGGGAAATACTAATTGCTATTTATGCCTTACTTTTGGGGGGTATTTTTCTCTTGCACTTAAAACCCAAGCCCAATGTCTCTGTCATACGAGGTTGGGGGATGCTGCTTTCTATTTTGCTAATACAAGCTGGATATTTTGTAAGCTATGCCTATGATGCTCGAAATTCTCCAATCCACTTTGATCAATTTCTAAACGGGAAAGCAACTAATTCTCTTTATATTGCTACCATAGATAGTCCTATTAAGCTCAATGCCAAAAGTATTAAGGCAACCTTGAACTTATCTATACAAGGAAGCAATATAAAAACCTTGACTCCCTGCACAGGAAAAGTTATTGCTTATTTTCAATTAGATACCAATAGCACAAAACTCCAATATGGTGACGTTATCACCTTTCACGCCACCCCACAAACATTATCCCCTCCTTTAAATCCCAAAGCCTTTGACAGTCGGGCTTATTATGCTACTCAAAATATTTACCATCAAACCTATTTGCCTTCCGATCAATGGAAAAGAATAGGTAGTGGACAAGGACACTGGCTTTACCACTTTATTTATCGCTTAAGAAGCCAATTACTTCAAACACTAAAGATACATTTGCCTTCGCCTAACGAATATGCTGTTGCTTCTGCTTTACTGCTTGGTGCTAAGGAAGAATTAAACCAAGCATTGCGAAATGCCTACGCCGATACTGGTGCCATGCATGTTTTAGCTGTTTCTGGTTTACACATTGGAATTCTGGTCGGGCTGCTTTCATTTTTGTTTAGTTTTATTCGGCGTTCAGATGTTCGCTGGTTGCGAATTAAAACCCTTCTTTTATTGACTTTGCTATGGAGTTTTGCCCTCTTAACAGGTGCCTCTGCTTCCGTTTTGAGAGCCTGTACAATGTTTTCTTTTGTTCTTATTGGGCAATCTCTAAATCGAAAAATTAATACCTATAATGCATTAGCCGCTTCTGCTTTTGTACTTCTAACAATCAATCCATTGATGTTATTTCAAGTCGGGTTTCAACTTTCTTACCTTGCACTGATAGGCATTCTTTATTTGTACCCTAAAATCTACAAACGCTGCTATATTGAAAATAAATTAGGCGATTGGCTTTGGAATGGTGTTGCACTTTCATTGGCTGCTCAAATTGCTACTTTGCCTATTAGTTTGTATTACTTCCATCAATTTCCAACTTTTTTTTGGCTTTCTGGAATTGTTGTTGCCGCAACTGCCGGTATTATTCTCAGTGTAGGGATTGCTCTATTATGCTTCTCTTGGGTACCGTTATTAAGTAGTCTATTAGGATATTTATTATATGGTTTTCTTTTTTTAATGAACAGCCTCATTTTTTTAATTCAACAATTACCAGGTGCTGTTTGGGAAGGCTTTTGGTTAGAATCTTGGGAAATGTGGACTTGGTATATTGTCCTAATCAGTACTGTTTATTTATTGATTCATCGACAACTCAAAGTAGCCATCATTCCACTTACTTTAACTATTTTATTGTTTGGTTATCATGCAATGATAGATTACCAACAAATCCAACAACGCCAGCTTTGCATTTACCACAGTCGCAAGAGTACACTGATCAGTTATCTTAATGGCACTAAAGCCATCACATGGATGGATTCTACTTTAATTGGAAATCCACAAGTACAATATGCTCAGCAAAATCACCTTTGGTCTGCGGGTATATCTAATCACCAGTTCCATGTTTTAGAAGATAGTGTTCAAAGAAACACCTTATATTATAAGCAGTACAAAGGGCAATTTAGGCAACATCGGTTGAGCTTATACACTCCCAAACATCTCCATCATCATAGTCATACTCCTTTAGAGGTAGATTACCTTTTGATTCATGGCAACCCCAAGTTAAAGAGCATTCAACAAATTGAGGATTTATTTTTTTACAAAACACTCATTTTCGATGCCTCCAATAGCCGATGGCGTATACAACAATGGAGTAAAGAATGCCAAAAACTAGGTATTCACTTTATAGATGTTTCTACCCAAGGTGCTTGTATCATTGACTTATAAAGAATGCTTTTATTTCAAACGTTTTACAACATACATATCTATATCCCCAGATTCAGAAAATGAAGCACTTTCTCCGATTAAATAATAAGCTTTTTCTGTTTCTATCACCGTAGAAAATTTATCTGATAAATCGCCTCCAAAACTTTGCTCTTGAATGAGCGTCCCATCAGCACTAGTTTCTAGTAAAAAAGCTCTTTTGCTTCCATTGCCATAGCTATCTGTTTCACCTGCTAACAAAAGATTGCCATTACTCAATTCTATGGCACTAGTTCCTCCGTCATGAGCTACGCCACCATAATGTTCTTCAAATACAACGATTCCATCAGTTGAGATCTTGGCTACGTATAAATTATGCAAAGGATCGATACCAGAGGAATGGCCACACAAAAGGAAGTGACCATCTAAAGTTTTTCGGATGCTATGAGCTTGTTCATATTGAGGCGTTCCGTAGCTCTGTTCCCAGAGTACATTCCCTTGTTCATCCACTTTTAAAAGGTAAAAATCATCGTCTCCATCCTTACGCCTTCCTAACAAAAGGTATTCGTCTTGCTCTGTTTTAGCAATATTAATCCCTTCATCATTATAAGGGCTTGTATAAATTTTCTCCCATTTCAAGTCGCCTTGGCTGTTCAAACAGGTTAAACTAAAATCATTGGTAGAACCATTGTGAGCCGACCCCAACACCAAAATATCTCCATTGCTAGTTTCGATTAAACCTTCCGCAACATCAAACTGAGTTGCATCACCATACGTTCTACTCCATATCGTATTCCCATCAACATCTACTTTTACGATCAAAATATCTACTTGTGTTCCCGAATTAGTTGGAAGACTTGTTATACCTAATAGCAACAAATTACCATCTGACGTTTTTACAATATTAGTCCCAAAGTCAAGTATTGTTCCTCCATACGATTTTTCAAAAACCAAATTTCCTAACGCATCAATTTTAGTCAGCGCCAATCCTCCCGAAGAACTTTGTAAACTTTTTGAAGTTCCCACCATATAAATATAACCATCGCTATAAATGGCTTCTGAGGCATAGTCAACTAAATTCCCTCCATACGTTTTCTCAAATGGCAGTTCAGTAGATGCTGTTTTTGTTTTGTTGCAAGCCATTGAGAGCATGCTATATATCGTGATAAGAACAAAGTATCTAGACATAGATCTTTCGAATTTTAGGTCAATAAAAAAGCCCATTTGTGAAATGGGCTAAAATTTTGCTTAAGGATAAAAACTCCTCTTTTAAATAAGGACGAGTAATCTTTATTAGTGGTTGCAATTCTTATGTTTTGACCGTTAAATAAGGGCTTACATCTATTCCCAATTCATCTGCATAACGTTCAATTAATACTCGTTTATATTTCCTCAAATTATCTAAATTTCCTAGTGCTAATTCATCCATCAAGCGATTGCCCATAATGTAAGTAACTACATTTTCACCATGGTTTTCTGCTATTAGTTTTTGAATTGGTTTAAAGACTTTCTTTTTGGCTTCATCACGAATCGCACGTTCTTTCTTTTTGGCTTGGTATAATTCGCTGCTCATTCGCTTCAAAGCCTTTTCTGTTTTGGATAAACCTTCCCGCTCTGCTTCTTTTGCTAAGCCTTGATACGTTTCCCAGAGTTCATTCTTAAACGCATCATTTTTGAGGCTCTTATAAATACCTCTAATTTTCTCAAAGCGATATATCTGTTTGGGACGTTCTGCCAATTCTCTCAAATATTCTTTATCAATAATTTGATAACTAGGACGATTGTATTTTTCTGCTATTTTCTCTCGGTATTCTAATAGTCCCTTAAACAGGTAATATTCGTATTCTGACAGCCCATGTTTATCCTTTTCTTTTAAGTAATTGTTGTTATCAATATCAGCATAAGAAACACCATCAATTATTTCGTTCTCTTCTTTTATCCAGTCCAAAATACCTTTTTCCTCTGCCATCTTGATTAGAATTTCCTTCATTTCTAACAAATACAAGACATCTTTTGCGGCATAATTAACTTGTTTTTCAGAAAGAGGTCTCAAAAACCAGTTGCTTTTCTGAGCAGATTTGCTAATTTCTATATCCAATATTTCATCCACTGCTGCTGCGAGCGAAGCTGGTGGATAGTCTAGCAAACGCATCGCAATTGCTATATCAAATGTATTTTTAGGAAAGCAACCTAACGAATGAAACAACCTCAAATCTTCTCCAAATGAATACACTACTTTTTCTATCGTAGGATCTTCAATTACAGCGTACAAATCCTCTAAAACAACTCCTTCTACCAAAGGGTCTACAATAAAACAACGTCCTCCAGCATAGATTTGAATTAAGCAAAGATTAAAACCATATCGGTAACGGTTTTTATCAAATTCCAAATCAATAGCTATTTCTTTTTGTTGTTTCAAAAAATCAACGCATGTTGTCAAAATCTCGTTGGTATCTACATACTCCCAATTCTTCATATCTCTATCGTTCTCTTCTATTTATCTTTTTATTTATGTATTCATTTTTGCGGCTTTGTACACTTACAATTATCTAGACAATCAACAGATACTTCGCCAGAAATTTAAGTAACACATCCTGTCTAATTCTTAGTCAAAAATGAACTTTAGCCCCTAAAATAGCAATATCTTTTGGCTTCGCGCACTTTTGAGAAAGGTTAATCAGTAATGATTGCATTGGAATAAAATTCCCAGCCTACAATCTAAAAAATGCATAAAAAAGAAATGCTCCAACTGGGCTAAAGTTGGAGCATCATTCCTAAATACTATAGTTCAAATTAACAGGAATAGATGGTAAAGTCATTATCAACAAACATAAGACCAATCTTCATGAATGTATGACATTTTTTTTGACATAAATCCACCTATTTTGATGGGCATCAAAATAAGCAAAACGCACCCATAAGTAGTTTTACAATCATTAAAAACAACTTACAAATCTACTCACATCATCGAAAGCTTTTCCTTCGACGCTAATTCTCATGAAATGTACAAAAAAAAATTATTTTATAAAAGAAAAAAAACAACTTATCCCCTTATAATTAACAATCTTTTATTAATTATTTTATCTGAAGTTTCCATAGATACAAGGTATACAGCCTCTGGCAAATAATTTAAATCTAATTCTAGATCTCCTTGGCTTTGAACTGTTTTAGACAATAATACCTCTCCTGTAACTGTACGAACTGTAATTTTTTGCAAACGCTGTTCGAGACCAGTAATTTTGACCCAGCCTGTTGTTGGGTTTGGGTATAAGTTAATTTGGTTTTCTTTATTAAACGTTTTTACATTGTTAATATCATTCATAACTTCGACAATCGTAACACAACCTTCTCTTGGTTCTGTTGGCATTTCATTCCCGTTCTCATCTACAAACCGAATTCCATCTATATCAACAGGCATAACCGTAGTATCTGGTTGACTTACTCTCAGTATATCATCTCGAATTGTAAAACAAACGGTTCCCAATCGACCACTTCCAGTCAAAGGTTGTTGATCTGTTCGACCAACAGCTGTTTCTAATTTTCCTTGTGCAGCATAATCTTTTTCTACAGAAATCAACTCTTGTGCTGCCCCCAACCAAGAACTACCATAACTAATTGTTGCCGAGTGAACCAACAGAGGATCATAATTGATGGTAAAAGCAATGGCATAAGCATTGATAGCTTCCCGTGAAGGCTCCCCTAGATTGACTCCCATACAGTGAACATCTCCTTCGTATACCGTATCGCAATCTACATAGATTGGTGGGTCTTGTCTAGTTGTCCACATACTGTTTGTTGTTGTACTTGAATTCCGCGAATAACTTTGAGCATAATTTAAACGAATGGCCTCTACATCGGAAGAATCAATCAAACCATCTCCATTACAATCTATAAACTTGTAATCTGGCAAAACAGGTAACGCCAATGGAAGGTTCCAATCGTTGCTACTCTGTCCCGTCCAATTAATACTAGCTCCAGCTCTTGCCCCACCCAATGTTCCATATGCCAAGGCAATCGGTAATAAATCAAAATTATTGGCTTTGGTATTATCATCGGTATCACCAGGCCAGACGCACCCACTTTCATAACGAATATTAAAAACTAATGTGTCAACATTTCCTAATAAATCTGTTGCAACAACAATATGCTCCCCTGCACACAAATCATTTCTAATGATTGCCGTAGAACCATCCTCCCAAAGATAATTGACAATTCCAATTCCGCCATTGCTAGATAAAGCAGCATATCCATTACAGGCTCCTGTATCACATTGGGTTCGCCCTAGAGAATCTAGTTGAGCTGTAAAACCACAAGTAATGCTCCAAAGCACTTCAATTTGTGATTGGCACCACCCCACATTTCCACTAGAATCAATCATTTGCACAGTATAAGGGTAGATTCCAACATCATCACAAGTCAATGTAGGTATTCCTGCTTGGTTGTTAATTAATGTTGTGGCAATGGAGCAATTATCTGAACTTCCAGCAATTGCTTGCCCCAAAGGAAATGTCACTGTCCCCAAAATTCCCAAAGGGATAGAAATGGCTCCGATCGAAGCACAGTTAGGTTCTGGAGGTAGGTTGTCTACCACGACAATAAAAGTATTGCAAGTATCGGTATTACCAGTAGTATCTTTGACAACAAAAGATACAGGCACAGAACTTCCTATGTTAAGACAACTTAAAGTAAGTACTGTATCTCCATTAATCTGGTATTTTTCTATTCCACAATTATCAAAACTGTTATCATCTACATCCTTTGCCTGTACTTCTACTGTACCAGAACTATCCAAATAAACTGTCAATGTATTTTTGCAAATAGCTACTGGCGCAATGGTATCATTGACACATTGTGCTTTAAGCTTGTTTAGAGACAGCAAATGAATTAATAAAATTAATATAAAATAAATGTGCTTCATTGTTTCGTTTTTTCTGTTTAACCTATTAGGATTGTGCAATCCTAATAGGTTATTATTTATTTTTTAATGGTTTATATTGGATTAAGGTAACCTATTGTACCTTTTTTTTATTAAAATTAACTGTTTTACAAACAAAACTCCATAACCAATAAAGCATTTTCATATATGTACAAACTAAAAAGGCCCAAGAATATATCGCACCGCACTTGCAATACATCCTTGGATTTTTCCTTTTAACTTTCTTCACAATTCAAAGATGCGCTAAAATTCATTGCAATAAAAAAATTATTTTATACTATTATCCGATTTTTATTCTTTATAATATACCAAACCAACACTCTATTAAAAGTCTTATTTCATTACATACAGTTACTTATGCTTTAATACCCCCTGAATACGTTCTACTCAAACAAATAGTACATAATCATATGATTTTCAAAAAATTTAATCACAACTTCATTGTATTTTTGATGAAAATCCAAAATTAATTTCTAATAATCCTTGAAAGATGTTTTAAGTTAATAAATCCATTTTAAAAAACCCGACAATTAATAAAAAATAAAATATAATATTATCTTTATATTGCTCCTGTATACAT
It includes:
- a CDS encoding tetratricopeptide repeat protein; its protein translation is MKMNLYVCALSISVLVSCSDTDTKKSEIKQYPIVLDEVSEKSVTVASRSPNVHIAVQESQPLSPQLVLLSKEVEPAPPPPPEPEPEPEWEILLPPETMEEKWQRIVQGAVGTGRYAWENARFCQTYGDTLVEQGRYQEAIVAYEKAIEIDYPYKGDCYWKIARVYGLQGKDVYEIDNYLLKRKRKYSLLKQTKELKNYEFLLQDTAFQAYRKWERFWNSYDQLFKGNKLAMFEAFKYSAPEAHTVGTYDLGPTNLFEAVNAKYDDYQLYEKEHPIVYGYFDAFVKEARYRAFSRSGRNLCRFEMCMAQENYFLVVYSVEESWSEYILPKKYYLVTYNKQGDKISELEVAKRGSLKTCKAFVLNADNSFVVTNYAIKWKKGAKQQWRNKNFYNQTHLKKTIAKSSQAYEITISGRVIEAGGSISMR
- a CDS encoding tetratricopeptide repeat protein; amino-acid sequence: MKSISLSIAALMLWTLVSCSDNSQKPTSDIIQHPTIDASLAEHEVEMVALADESIEGKNKENESKTIEKKKVNEKPQKSIQELTKEVVQLEEQGGDDEGNAITYYTYGEALVDMKKYDEAIEMYKEAEQLGYEDLKTLYYKIARTYALNDDSYGSMEDYLISARKEGFRNYRALLYDSAFKNWREEYDFMYLYNDLFGTNQKAMFKAFVTFAPKKRLVQDYIMSPKELYENTNYEYRSKMGYYENRPAISGFFENFVEGVSDDMFSREGGDNYRYEMMLEEAAYFAVVYSVEEQWSEYILPKKYRLVTYDLKGNKISELDIAKRGSLKTCKGFVLHPNHSLVVTDYEVEWKKGAKKHLGNAEHYLNYKNLKESKAVATKTYQITTTGRIVETEGMASVEMR
- a CDS encoding ComEC/Rec2 family competence protein — its product is MTWQQIPFLRLLIPFLSGIISYHWLGTAVPWEILIAIYALLLGGIFLLHLKPKPNVSVIRGWGMLLSILLIQAGYFVSYAYDARNSPIHFDQFLNGKATNSLYIATIDSPIKLNAKSIKATLNLSIQGSNIKTLTPCTGKVIAYFQLDTNSTKLQYGDVITFHATPQTLSPPLNPKAFDSRAYYATQNIYHQTYLPSDQWKRIGSGQGHWLYHFIYRLRSQLLQTLKIHLPSPNEYAVASALLLGAKEELNQALRNAYADTGAMHVLAVSGLHIGILVGLLSFLFSFIRRSDVRWLRIKTLLLLTLLWSFALLTGASASVLRACTMFSFVLIGQSLNRKINTYNALAASAFVLLTINPLMLFQVGFQLSYLALIGILYLYPKIYKRCYIENKLGDWLWNGVALSLAAQIATLPISLYYFHQFPTFFWLSGIVVAATAGIILSVGIALLCFSWVPLLSSLLGYLLYGFLFLMNSLIFLIQQLPGAVWEGFWLESWEMWTWYIVLISTVYLLIHRQLKVAIIPLTLTILLFGYHAMIDYQQIQQRQLCIYHSRKSTLISYLNGTKAITWMDSTLIGNPQVQYAQQNHLWSAGISNHQFHVLEDSVQRNTLYYKQYKGQFRQHRLSLYTPKHLHHHSHTPLEVDYLLIHGNPKLKSIQQIEDLFFYKTLIFDASNSRWRIQQWSKECQKLGIHFIDVSTQGACIIDL
- a CDS encoding HRDC domain-containing protein — protein: MKNWEYVDTNEILTTCVDFLKQQKEIAIDLEFDKNRYRYGFNLCLIQIYAGGRCFIVDPLVEGVVLEDLYAVIEDPTIEKVVYSFGEDLRLFHSLGCFPKNTFDIAIAMRLLDYPPASLAAAVDEILDIEISKSAQKSNWFLRPLSEKQVNYAAKDVLYLLEMKEILIKMAEEKGILDWIKEENEIIDGVSYADIDNNNYLKEKDKHGLSEYEYYLFKGLLEYREKIAEKYNRPSYQIIDKEYLRELAERPKQIYRFEKIRGIYKSLKNDAFKNELWETYQGLAKEAEREGLSKTEKALKRMSSELYQAKKKERAIRDEAKKKVFKPIQKLIAENHGENVVTYIMGNRLMDELALGNLDNLRKYKRVLIERYADELGIDVSPYLTVKT